A segment of the Longimicrobiales bacterium genome:
GCGCCGCGAGCGCACGCCGCAGGCGGAAGGTCGAACGAGAGAGAAGAGCGACGAGGGGCGCGCCCAGCCGCGCTCACGGCAGGCGGAGGGCAGGCGTCGCCAGCCGCGGGACCCGGCCGTCGCGGCTGCGCCGGAAGAACACAAAGTGCACGCGGACCAGGCGGTGGAGGGCGCCGTCAGCCCGGACGCCGCCGCACCGCCGAAGCGGAAGCGCCGCCGTCGCAAGCGCGGCGGGCAGGGACGCTCGGGGAGCGCGCAGGATCAGACCACGACGCAGGAAGGTGGGCCGGAGTCCGGCAGCGATGACGAGCCCGCGCGTGTGCGAGGGTCCGGTCCGGAGACGCCGGCCGGTGACGCCGGGAACTCGTCGGGCGGGCGGGAGAGTGACTCGGCCGGTCCGGAGGGTGGCCCCGACGGTGAGTCCGCGAACGGCCCGAAGAAACGGCGCCGGCGCGGCGGGCGGCGGGGCGGCCGGGGACGCCGGAAGCCGCGTCCCGAGGGCGCCGTGGACGGTGAAGTTGATGCAGCGACGGGCGGCAGCGAGGGCGGGTCACCCGACGTGTCAGGCGAGGCCGCGACGGAACGTCCGTCAGGCGCCGCGGATCGGCCGCGTGCCGAATCGGCTGGTGCGTCCGAGCGGACGGCGCCGGAGCCTGTCGCACGCGCAGAGAACGAGTGAAGGAGTGAGCATGAGGATCATCGCAACTGTTCTGCTCCTGGCGGCTGTGTCGCCGGGAGTCGAAGCCCAGAATCACGCGTCGCCGCCAGCGCCGCGGGATGCAGTTGCGCAGGTCCCGTTCGGCCCCGGCGAGCGACTGGACTACCGCATCACGTACGGCATCCTCGGCAAGCGCGGCAGCGCGTCCACCGAGGTCGTGGCGGTGGAGGACATTCGCGGCCACCAGGCGTACCATCTCAGCTTCCGCATGAAGGGCGGAGCGCTCGGGTTCGGCATGGACGACCTGCAGGAGTCGTGGCTGGATGTCGGCCAGTTGTATTCGCATCGCTTCAGGCAGGACCTCAACCAGACGACGTACGAGCGGCTGCGCACGCTGGACTTCTATCCGGCGGACAGGGTATGGCGCCGCGTCGAGAAGGTCGATTCGGGCGAACTGGCGTCGGACCGCCCGCTCGACGATGTGTCGTTCCTCTACTGGGCGCGCACGCTTCCGTTCGAGGTCGGCAAGACATACGAGTTTCAGCGCTACTTCAAGGAGTCCGGCAATCCGGTGGTGCTGAAGGTGCTGCGCCGCGAGACGGTCAAGGTGCCCGCAGGCACGTTCAACACGATCGTGGTGCAGCCGTTGATCCGAACGAGCGGACTGTTCAGCGACGGCGGCCGCGCCGAAGTGTATTTCACCGATGACGACCGCCGCATGATCGTGCTGCTGAAGACGAGAATGTCGATCGGCACGCTGCAGCTGCAGCTGGAGCGGTACGCGCCGGGCGAGGCGCTGGCCGGCGCCGGCCGCTGAGTCCCGGGCGCGACCGAACGAACGTGAGCGACGGCATCGATCCGAGTCAGATCCGGACGGTGCCGTTGTCGCTTCGGCCGAACAAGGTGAGCGCGACGGACTTCGCGCAGCCGCCTGGCGACCGTACCGATTTCGCAGCATTTCTGACGTCACTCCCGCACATACTCGAGGCGCGCAGCTTCCTGGCCGTCGTCGACGCACTGGTCGATGCCGCGCGGCACAAGCGCGGGGTCGTGTGCATGCTGGGCGGGCACGTCGTGAAGACCGGGCTCGCGCCCGTGCTGCTCGACCTGGCGCGGCGCGGCGTGATCACTCACTTCGCGACGAACGGCTCGGCCGTCATCCACGACTATGAAGTCACGCGCTGGGGCGGCACGAGCGAGGACGTTGAGGCCGGGCTGAAGGATGGCAGCTTCGGGATGGCGGAGGAGACGGGCCGCGAGATGAACGAGGCGATCCGCCGTGGCCACGAGCGGCGTCTCGGCATGGCCGAATCGCTCGCGATCGCGCTCGAGGAAGCGCCCACTCTCGCCAACCCCGAGCTCTCGCTGCTGCTGAACGCGCGCCGGCTCGGCGTCGGCTTCACGGCCCACGCCGCGATCGGCGCCGAGATCATCCACCAGCATCCCGCCGCGGATGGCGCCGCGATCGGCGCGACGAGCATGACCGATTTCCGGCGTCTCGCCGGCCATCTGCCCCGGCTTGAGGGAGGTGTGGTGCTGAATGTCGGCTCGGCCGTCATCATGCCCGAGGTCTTCCTCAAGGCGCTCACCATCTCGCGCAACGTTCACGACGGCGCGCCTCGTGCATTCACGGCCGCGGACTTCGACATGATCCGGCACTACCGGCCACGGGTGAACGTCGTGGAACGGCCCGTACGGACGGGCGGCGGGAAGGGCTACCAGATCACGGGACATCACGAGATCATGGTGCCGCTCCTCGCGTGGAGTGTCGTTTCGCGCCTGCAGGAAACGGGAGACAGCAGATGAGCTGGTGGGAAGCGGCGGTGCTCGGGGTGATCCAGGGGCTCACGGAATTCTTTCCGGTGTCGAGCTCGGGGCACCTCGTCATGGGTGGTGCAGTGCTGGGTCTCGAGATACCCGGTATCCTCTTCGAGGTCGCGGTGCACGTCGCGACGCTCGTGTCGGTGCTGTTCGTCTACCGGCTGCGCATCTGGACGCTGATCCGCGGGTGCTGCGGGCTGGAGGAAGAGAGCACCTGGCCGTACGTCATGAAGCTCGTGCTTGCGACGATACCCGCCGCGATCGTCGGCTTCACGCTCGAGGACTGGTTCGAGGCGCGCTTCGATGATCCCGTGTTCGCGGGGACCATGATCCTCGTCACGGGCAGCTTCGTGTGGAGCAGCCGCTGGGTGCGCGCGGAGGGACGTCGTCCATTTCCGATCGACTGGATGCCGATCCTCGTTGCCGCAGTCATATCCCTGCTGGCCGGGACGATCGTGCCGTTCCTCGCCGTGCTCGCCGTCGAGGCGACGATCATGGCCGTGGCGCGTGCCACCGCGTCAACGGAATGGCGGCAGGAGCCCACGTGGGGCGGCGCTCTGCTGATGGGCATCGCGCAGTCCGTTGCGATACTGCCCGGTATCTCGCGCTCGGGCAGCACGGTGCTCACCGGCATGTGGCGGCGCATCGATCCCGTCGCCGCGGCGGAGTTCTCGTTCCTGATGTCGATCCCGGCGATCCTCGGCGCGGCCGTGCTCAAGCTGCCCGACGTCGGTACGGAAGGGATGGGCGTGGGCGTGGTACCGCTGCTCGTCGGCGGGATCGCGGCCGGCGTTGCCGGCATCCTTGCGATCAGTCTCTTCGTGGCGCTGCTGAAGCGGCAGAACTTCTACACGTTCGCGTACTACTGCTGGGCGGTGGGCGCGCTGTTCCTGCTCTACATGCGCTAGTATCCGAGCGCGTGCGACTCAGTCCGTGCGCGCGAACACCGCGCGCGTCGTGGGGAGCGGGATGCGCAGCAGCTGGCGATACGTAAGATCGAGCGCGAACAGGAAGCCGTCGTCCACGGCCAGACCATAGAAGCGAGCGCCCGGGCTCCAGTACACAACCTCACTCGTGCCGTCGGGATCGATGCGCAGGATGCGGCCCTGGCCGCCACGCTCCGCGGCGAGCACTGCGCCCGACGGTGTCGTCGCAACGGCGACGAGCCGGCCCGGACCGAAACCGGTCGCAATCAGCCGGCGATCGCCATCCGCGGATACCCGCAGCACATCACCGCCGTACGTCGCCGCGAACACGTTGCCAGAATCGTCCGACGCGATCTGGTAGATGTTGTAGCCGACGTTCATCCACTCGTGCACGGTGCCATCGCGCTGCACGTGACTGATCGTGCCGTTCCATTCCGCGACCGCGATGCTGCCATCGGGCAGCACGGCCGCACCGTACGCCGGGTCATCGCCGATGCGCGATGCGATGATCTGTGCCTCGCCATCGCCGCGCAGTGCGTAGAGGTAATTGCCATCGCGTGCGCGTGCGAGCACGAACGTCGCGCCATCACGGTGATCGACGATCGGCGCGTAGAGCGCGTCCGCGGCGAGGCGCGCGAGCGTCTGCGGATGCGATGAACCTTCCGACTGCGAGAGCACGCGCGGGCGCGGCCGCAGCCCGAGCTGGTCCCAGCCGTAACTCGCCTGGAGGATGCGACCGTTGTTCACTGCGACGCCCCAGCTCCACGGCAGCTCCGTGGCAATGATCTGACCGACGCCGGGCGCAGCCACGTAGAAGCTGACGATCACGCGCGCCAGTGTGTTGCGGCCCGCGTCGCGGATGTCGATCGTCTCGGTATACGTGCCGGCCACGAGACCATCAGGATCCGCAGTGATCACGAGCGCATCGTCATCGCGCTGCATCTCGAGCCAGCCGGCAGTGGCGACGGGTGTCCACTCGACGGCGTCGGCAGTGGACCGTACGCTGATGCGCTGATGCACTGGACTGCTGCCCGCGAGTGCAGTGATGCGGAGCACCTCCGGCGATGCGACGAGCGCGCGGTGATGGACGCCCGTGGCGAGGCTCGCTGTCAGCACCTGGTCTTCGACGGTGATGTCCGTCAGGCGCACGCCGCCGGCCAGCGGCGTTGTGAAACCTTTCCTGCCGGTGCGGCCCGGGTAGGTATCGCCCGCGTCCGCGCGACGACCGCGTGCGAGATCGCCTTCGCCGTCGGCCTCGAGGATGCCGACCGCCGAGCGACGCTCGTCGCTGTTCCACGCACCGAGCTCCGCGCGCTCCGGATCGATGCTCCACACGAGCAGCCCCTCACCCGCGAGGAACTGATCGGAACCGATGCGTTGCCGGTTCTCGAGCAGCAGGTACTCGCCGCCGCTGCCCTGGACCCGATAGACCGTGCGGCTCCTCTGCACGGGTGGAAGTGCTATGGTGGAATCGGTGTCGCTCACCGACTCGACCGTGACCCAGCCGAGCTGCTCCTTCTCCCAGGCGCCGGGATGCGCCGGCGAATGCTCGGTCGCGTGGCTGCCGGTGCCCATGAGGCCCCACGCGCCGATCCCCTGCGATGAGCCATCGTAGTCGTAGAGGTCGGGCAGTCCGAGAGCGTGGCCGGTCTCATGCGCGAGCACGCCGATGCGCATCGGTCCGCACGTCGTCGGATCCAGCACGGGCAGCACCACGTAGTCAGCAATGCGGATCGGCTCACCACTCGCGCCGATCGACCGTGTCGTGAACGGCGGCATCGCGGCACGGTGGGGCCAGATGCCGCCCGCGCGACCGTCGCCCGGGCACGTGACGGCGTACACGATCGCGACGAAGTCCACGAAGCCGTCGTCGTCGCCGGAGTCCGGCACACCGTCCGGTCCGTCATTGTCGAACTGCGCGAAGTCGATCCGGCCGAGCGTCGCGGTGAGCGCCTCCTCGCGCAGCTCGTTGATGCGGCCGAAGCTCGACCACGCATGCTCCTCGGGCGACAGGTAGTGACGCGCCGGCTTCGACAGCGTCACCCACGGCGCCACCACGCCGTCTGCCTCCAGCAGCCCGCCAGAGACCTCCGTCCAGTAGTCGGAGAACGAGACCGTGTCGCCGCGGCTCTCACCGAACAGGCGCCGATCGAGATCCTGTACATGGAAGGGGATCGCGACGTCCGCGTAATGGACTGGGATGACCGGGATGCGCAGGCGGCCGCTGAGCGCAGCGCCCTGCTGCGCGAGCGCTTCGGGGGATCTGCCGTACAGCCGGCCTTCCGCCGCCAGCTGGTCACGGCGCACGCGCACCGACTCCACCTTGCCGAGCCAGGCGCGGCTCAGCTCCAGCGGCATGAACGGGCGGGCATCGTCGAGGCCGATGATCGAGACCGGCGGGGTGGCGCTGCCACTCCAGGGGGCCGGTCTGCGCTGCGGCTGCTGTGCTTCGACCCGGGTGCTCTCCAGTGTGAGCAGGAACGCGGGAACCAGAGACAGAAACAGCAGGCTCCGGCAGCGTCCGAACTCGAAAGTCGGTCGGCGGATGGCTCGCTCCTTCGCGGCCAGCCCGGAAGATGCCGGCGCGGATGCCGGATGCGTCCGGGAACGTTGCGTGTTGTGGAAACGAGGATTGGATTACGCCAGAAAGCGTATACAATAGATGGGCCGCCGCGCGGGCAGCGTCAAGTAGTGGGAGCGCAAGCAGATAGCCGTGACGCATGTCGCGCGTACACCACGGGAGTGCACTCGCGACGATGCGGCCGTGCAACGCAGCCGCCCAGGCAGGGGCAGGGGTTGACCCGACCTGCGGTATTGGTAGATTTAACGGCTCGCCGGAGGCATGCGGCGGGTGTCTTGGCCCCCATCGTCTAGTGGCCCAGGACGTCGCGTTCTCAGCGCGAAAACCGGGGTTCGATTCCCCGTGGGGGTATTTCTGGAAGGGGAGCGAGGTGCGCTCTCCGTCGGTCGCATAGCTCAGCTGGTTAGAGCGCACGGTTCACATCCGTGAGGTCGTAGGTTCGAGTCCTACTGCGACCATGAACGCCGTAAGTCGTTGTTATTTCAACGACTTACGGCGTTTGTTCGTGGGTCGTGTGCCCGTCGCGACCCGGACGGCTTCCACTAAGAGCCCGCCACGACGAGGATGAGCCCGGTCCGGTACATGCTCACCTCCGGCGAGAGTGGCGCGTGAGCGGTGTGTTCAGCGAATGAGATCCGTCGGCACATCGCATTTCAGGTCCAGTGCGTCGCCCTCCGCCTGCGGCACCGCGTTGGTGAGCGGCACGCCCGCCGGGACGCCCAGGAACGTGGCGACCAGCACGGTCTCGCCGCCCGTCGGGTTGTACGCATAGTGGATGGTGCCGAAGCCGGGGTCCACGAACGCCTCGCCGGAGTCGTAGCGCCGCTCCAGCATAAATGAACACCATCTCGCCCTGCACCACGCTCACGAGCACCAGGCCGGGGTGCGAGTGCCAGGGGAAGCGGACGTTCGGCTGCACCGTGAAGCGCATGACGGCCATGTTCGATGCGTCCTTGATATTCACCACGTTGGTCGGGCGACCATCCGGCTTCAGCCTGACCTGTACGGCGACGTCGTCGCGGAGCAGGCGGCGGCAGCCGGGGATGCTGTTGCGGCTGCCGGCTGGTGGCGACGCCTGGCGGCCGCGGCGCCGGGCAATTCCCGCGTCGCCCTGCGACTCATGGAGTCGCTCGAGGCGGCGGGAGATCGGGCGGGTGCCATCCGGCACGGTCGGGTGCATACCGTCTGGCTGCGGGAGGAGCTGGACGCCGGGCCGGAACCGGACGTCGCGCACACGTCGCTCGCGATCTCACTCTGGTGGCAGCGCAAACTCCCCGGGGCCGACCGTGAACTGCGACGCGCGCTGGAACTGAACCCCGGCCACGTAACCGCGCGCGCCTGGTACTCCGTGCTGCTTGCCGGCATGGACAGGCTCCCCGAAGCACGTCGTCAGGCGCAGCGCGCGCTCGAGCTGGACCCGGTTTCGCATGGCCTGGCCTTCCGCGCCGCGTGGGTCCTGTTCCTGGCCCGCGAGTACGAGGCATCCAACGCCCTGCTGGCTCAGGCCCTGGAGATCAACCCGAAGCTGCCCGCTGCGTATGCGCAGCTCGCGCTGAACCACGCGCTAGACGGACATCTGAGGACCAGGAATAATCTTCGCGGCAGCTTTCGCGCAACTTGCACAACGGAGGAGGTTCACTCATGTCAGGAACCGAGTTCTCCGCCCTGGGCCACTTCAGGATTGGATTGAACCCGTCCCTGCTCAAAGAAGCCAGGGGGCGAACGCCTGGGCCAGAAAGGACTTCGAGCCACGCCTGGAGGTACGCCTGCCTCATCCTCGCGACGATCCTCCCGGCGGTACCGATGGCCGCAACCGCCCAGACCGCGCTGGCCGTCTCCGACGAGGAGGGCAACCCCCTGGGCGAGGTGGCGCTCCGGCCAGTTCCCTGTAGCACACCCGCGTCGGAGTTGCTCCGGGTGGGGCTCGCGCTCCTGCACAACATGACCTACGAAGGGGCGAGGGCCCGATTCACCGAGGCCGTCGTGACCGATCCGGACTGCCTCCTTGGATACTGGGGCGCCGCCATGAGCTACATCCATCCGCTGTGGCCAGACCGGCCGACGGACGAGGATCTGGCGGCGGGCTCGCGGATTCTTGCCACGGCCAACTCTCGCAGGGCTCCCACGGCGTTTGAGGCGGCGCTCCTGGGCGCCGTACACGAATACTACCGCGACGCGCCCGAGCGGACCGAGGCCCAGCGACTCGAGGCGTTCCGCGTGGGCTGGGAGGAGGCCGCGCGGCGGTTCCCTGGCGATCCGGAGATCCGGCTCTTCCACGCCCTTTCCCTGCTGGTAGCGGCGCAGGGAAGCGCCGACATGATGGAGCTGCACGAACGGGCCGGAGAGATGGCGCAGGAGGTGCTCCGGATGGTGCCGCGCCATCCGGGAGCGCTCCACTACACCATCCACGCGTTCGACCTGCCCGAGTTGGCGGAGCGGGGTGAGCCGGCGGCCCGGGCCTATGGCGAGGTAATCCCGGAGAACGCGCACGCGCTGCACATGACCTCGCATATCTTCACGAGACTCGGGGCGTGGGAGGAGTCCGTCGCTTACAACGGCCGGGCAACCGAGGCGTCCCTGCGGCCCCCGCTCGACGGCCTCTCCCTTCCCAATTTCTTCCACGCGGCGGATTACCTGGTATATGCCCTGCTCCAGCGAGGCGAGAGTGCATCCGCCCGCGCCCTGCACGACCAGCTCCGGGAGCTGGAGGGGGATCTGCCGCAGCCGCTGCATCCGGCAGCTGCCTACACCCTCGCCGCCGTTCCCGCGCGCCTGGCACTGGAGCGTCAAGCGTGGGTTGAGGCGAGTCGCCTCGCACCGCGACCGTCCGTGTCGATTCCCTGGGATCGCTTCCCCCACCTCGAGGCCATCCCCACCTTCGCCGCGGGCCTCGGAGCTGCACGTTCCGGCGATGTGGATGCGGCCGAAGCGGCGCTGACGCAGCTGTCGCGGCTGCGCGAGCGCGCGGCGGAAGTCGCCGACCCGTTCGACTGGGGGACCCAGGTGCGGATCCAGGAGCTGGCGCTGGAAGCGTGGATACTTTTCGAGGGCGGCGATTCGCAGGAAGGTCTGCAACGGATGAGGGAGGCCGCCTACCTTGAGGAGGGCAACGAGAAGCACGGGGTGTCGCCCGGAAACGTGTTGCCCGCGGCGGAGCTGTACGGCGATATGCAGATGGAGGTCGGGCAGCACGCGGAGGCGTTGATCGCCTACGAGAATGCGCTCGAGAGGTCGCCCAACCGGCTCAACAGTCTCTACGGAGCCGGCCGTGCCGCCGAGGCTCTAGGCGACACCGATACTGCGCGGACCTACTATCGGCGTCTGATGCGGCAGGCATCGGAGTCGGCAGACTTCGACCGCGTGCGCCATGCGGCAGACTTCCTCCGCGACGGCTGAGGGCATCGGCCGCTCCTGCGACCGGTTGCGGAGGAGTTGAGAGCGCCCACCCAGCGGACTCCCCACGACGGAGTCGGCGAAGGTGGCGATTCATGGAGGTGCAGAGACTGCCCGGAGTCAGGATTGGCGAGAAAGGGCGGGTACGTCCGGGGATCGGCCTGCATCATCGCTGAAGGTTCTTTTCCTGGACTGTGCCGTAGAGCGGTTCGTGGGGATCAACGCCGAGCCACGCGGCGTGAGCGCTGCCTGTTGTGCCTGAGGTTCGATCGGGACATCGTAGTCGGACGCCACCGCCTGTCAGCTCACATGCCGGATCGCTTCTGCCGGAGACTCTCCATGCTCAAGAAGTTTTGTGCCGCAGCCCTCGCTCTTTGCTCCCTCGCTGCAATCGCGTGCGCATCGGCGCCTTCCGCCATTGTCGCTACAGATCGCGGCTCCACATCCTCCCACGCGCCCTTGCTGGCTGACTCGATTCGTGAGCGGGCTGTGGAGAGCATGGTGCTCTGGAACCAGCTGAACCCCGAGTCGTGGCTCGCACTACTGGCGGAGGACATCCACTGGTATTACGGGGACAAATCGCTGGAACGGGAGGGGGTCGAGCAGATGGTTCGAGGCCTGATGTCGGTGCTGCAGGAGCCCGGCTACCGCGTCCTCTCCGATCCCGATGTCCAGATCCTCGGGCCGAACGCCGCGGTAGCCAGCTTCCTGGCACTCCAGGCGGCCACCGGTCCAGCGGGCGAGAGGCTGGAGCTGCCGACCGGCCTCACGTTCATCTATCAGAGACTCGACGGGGAATGGAAGATCGCCCGCGTACACGAGTCGCTGGGCACCCCCGCTGATTCCATCGTCGCGAACATAATCCTCGCCCGGACTCGCGAGCTGGCCGCCGCATGGAAACGGCTGGATCCGGAGGCATACCTCGCCCATTTCAGCGACGACCTGATCTTCTACTTCGACGGCCGGCGGCTCGAGAGGCAGGAGTTTGAGACCGTCGTCCGGGAAACACTGGCATCGCTGCGGGAGTCCACGTTCGAGGTGCTCGACCCCGAGGTGGAGGTTCTGGGCCCGGCTGCCGCGGCGGTGACGTTCGGCGTACGAGAGGTCATGGTCGATACCGCGGGTGCGACGACCGATATCGAGGGCGTCCTGACGCTGGTCTTCGAGACGCGGCGCGGCAGGTGGCTGGTCGTCCGGGCGCACGAGTCGCTTCGGCGGCCGGATTGAAATTGCGGGAAACGGGGTGGTACGCGTCTCTCCGGGGAAGTCGCCGGAGTCTCACCTGATGCGAATGTCGCCCCAGGCGGAAGGACGCGGACATATGGCGGTAGGTACCGCGGATGTACGGACCGACTACGACCGAAAGGGCGGGGCCGCAAAAATTCGAGGTTTTCGGAGGCCGCGCCAGCACTGAGTCGGGAAAACCGGACCTTCCGGCAATCACACGGCATCATCGGCGAAGCATGACGTCCTACTGCGACCACAAAGCCGTAAGTCGTAGTTGCAGCGATTTAGGGCGGTTTTACGTCCGGAGGGCGTCGTCGTTCAACGTTGCTCCTATTTCTGCCTCATCGGCATGCCTGTCCGGGACGCCCCCGGCTGCATGAGGTCTGCGATCATGTCGGTGTGACGGCCCCTCGGCGTGCCTCAGCCCTTCAGCCATATGAGCAGGTATTCGCTCACCCATAGAGATCCATCAGAGAAGTTGTGGGTGAGGATTGGCGCCAGCAGGCTCCCGGTTCGGTGGTAGGCCCACGAGTAGAACAGGCCCAGCACGAAGGCCATCGCGATCTGCGGCCAGTAGAGATGCGTGATCTCGAGCGGCGCGAGGCGAAAGCCGACGTGCGCGACCGTGAACACGAAAGCCGCAATGACGCCGGCATCCGGCATGTCGATGCCTCTCCAGCGCCGGACGCGGGTCCAGTGGCGAGCCAGGTAGGTATGGATCAGACCCCGGAACAGGATTTCCTCTGACACACCGACGAACAGAAACGCGAACGCCAGATGCCCGGCGACGTTCTGCGGGGTCAGAGGATGGTCCGGAGCGGGGGCGCGGACGAAGAGAAGCTGAACGAGGAATCCAATCCCGATGAAGTAGAGCCCGTAGGCCATAACGAAACGTCCAATGATCCTCCCTGACTCATCGTAGTGTCTGAGGTTCAGGCCCCACTCCTTCCATCGTGCCCCACCGAGCAGCGCGATCGCGCCGAGTGCGAGCACCATTTGCCACAGGTGGTGATCAAAGGCCTGAACCCAGCCCCCCGCTCGGATCTCATCGGAAAGGGGGAGATGGGGGTGGACCGCCAGCACGGAGGTCAGCCACTGGATGCAGTAATACAGCGCGAAGGCCAGACCCACGGCCAACACGGGACGTCCCCGTGCGGCACGCGGGACTCGCGCGCCGGCGGACCTGGACGGCGAAATTGTTTCGCTCACGCGCGGAGTCCTCCGGGATGTGGAACACGGGAAGTCCGCCTGGATCGGTCCTTGGAGCCACAGGAGTACAACGAATCGCGGGCAGAACCAAGAGGGTGAGCCTGCTGCACGCTCAACCTCCGAGTCTGCGTTGTGTTCCGGGTCGCCACAACTCAGGCGCCGTCAGAGAGGTTGCGACTGCGCCTGCATCGTTGTCGATCGCGTCCAGAGAAATCCACCCGCACGGGTGATGGTGGCCGCGGATCCAGTCGGCCACCGCCGTCGTCTTGCCAGAGCCGGCAGGTGCAGCGACGAGGATGATCGTCCCCGCCAGGGGCGGCGCCAGCAGCTGACCCAGTCGCTCACGCCGGATCGCCGCCGTCGGCCCGGGAGGAACGAGCACGCTCGTCGGCCGGAGAGCCTGCACGGCTGCTCGATTTGCGGGTGGCGGTCCGATACAAGCAAACGTGGCGTTACTCTCGCGTCCGCTCACCGGATCGGGGACTGGCGCGCTTCGTCAATCAGCTCGAGCAGCAAGGCCGATGTTGCGGCGGCATGCGCGCTGTCCATCAGTATCGAATAGTGATCGGCATCCTCGACCCGTACATGCTTCCCGCGCCCGGAGAGAGCCGCAAGCTCCGCGTGCATCTCATAGTTGAGGTCCAGAAAACCCTCCGGCATTCCCTCCATGTTCTGGCCGGCGCTGAGCACAAGGAGCGGTCGATCACCGAGACTGCTTACACGCCGCGCGGCTGCCATGGTGGAGTCCCACTGCGACATCTCGGCATGTGAGTTCCGCAGGTGACGTGGCGAGGACGCGAACATCCGAGCTGCCCTGTAGTCGTCTTCCGGAAGGCCGGACGCGAATCGGCCCAATGGATTCAAGGCCCTGACCACACCCACATGCGCAAGTCCGGACGCCACGCGAATCATCGACTGAAAGCGTTCCTGCTGGCGGCGGATATCAGGCCCGAACCGATCCAGCTGATCCGGATGCGAGGGGTCTACCATGCCCAGGGCTACGACATCGTCAGGATAGAGGCCTGCGTACGCCTGGATCAGACTCCCGCCGAGCGAATGGCCGATCAGGATGAAAGGGCCCCTTTCACCGGCGTCCGCAAGCAGCGTCCGCATGTCCCGGGCGATCGAGACAGCGTCGTGCGCGCTGGCGGGCGGTTCCTCGCTCCAGCCCAGCCCCGCGCGATCGTACGAACACACGCGCGTACTCTCCGAAAGCCACGCCTGAACCCATGCCCAGGTCTGGGCGAAGCCGGTAGCACCCGCCTGCAGCACCACAGTCGGTGCACCGGACCCCGTGCAGTAGATGTGCACGTGTCGTCCACTGACTTCGATAAACCGACCTGGCGCAGGAGCCGCGCGTCGGTCCACGTGCGCGCTCCACCCCTGGTACGCCGCACCTCCCAGGGTAACGAACAGCATTGCAAGAACTGAAGTGATCGCTCCGCGCCGAATGAAACGGCGAGTCGAGGGAGTCGCGTTCATCGCTTCTCCTAGGCCGGGCCAGCACTGCGCCGGAACCTGCCGCAGCGCCGGTGCGTGGATAGGGTTGGGGGTTGGGGCCAGATTACCCCCGGGTGGACCGGTGAGTCAACCACATAGGTCTGGGACGCACATTCGACCACCTATGACAACTGCGGGTCCGGTGCCAGTACGGGGGCTGCACGCGGGCGTAAGTCACGGTTTTATCGACTGTTCTGGGGATTTCCCGCCAATCCGACCACCGGATCATGGCGCCTCCTGCTGCGGCGTCCGCGAGGGGCAGTGAATCGTTTCTCCGTTGCAGACCTGCGACCGCGAACCGACATGGCTCGACATTGCGACGTCGGAAGGGCCACGGTTGGAGCATCATCACCTGATCCGGGGCGCCGACTGGTCCCTGCCACCCATGTGGAGGATCAGACCCGTGACCTCGCCGGACTGCGCTCTGGTGAAGGAGATCTGCGCGTTGACGGCGCGCAGGAAGAACCGGTCCTCGGCTTCAGCGAAGAGAGGCAGCTTCGACTGGCCCGAGGGCAGAGCGTGCAGGCGGCCGTCC
Coding sequences within it:
- a CDS encoding DUF3108 domain-containing protein — protein: MRIIATVLLLAAVSPGVEAQNHASPPAPRDAVAQVPFGPGERLDYRITYGILGKRGSASTEVVAVEDIRGHQAYHLSFRMKGGALGFGMDDLQESWLDVGQLYSHRFRQDLNQTTYERLRTLDFYPADRVWRRVEKVDSGELASDRPLDDVSFLYWARTLPFEVGKTYEFQRYFKESGNPVVLKVLRRETVKVPAGTFNTIVVQPLIRTSGLFSDGGRAEVYFTDDDRRMIVLLKTRMSIGTLQLQLERYAPGEALAGAGR
- a CDS encoding undecaprenyl-diphosphate phosphatase is translated as MSWWEAAVLGVIQGLTEFFPVSSSGHLVMGGAVLGLEIPGILFEVAVHVATLVSVLFVYRLRIWTLIRGCCGLEEESTWPYVMKLVLATIPAAIVGFTLEDWFEARFDDPVFAGTMILVTGSFVWSSRWVRAEGRRPFPIDWMPILVAAVISLLAGTIVPFLAVLAVEATIMAVARATASTEWRQEPTWGGALLMGIAQSVAILPGISRSGSTVLTGMWRRIDPVAAAEFSFLMSIPAILGAAVLKLPDVGTEGMGVGVVPLLVGGIAAGVAGILAISLFVALLKRQNFYTFAYYCWAVGALFLLYMR
- a CDS encoding M6 family metalloprotease domain-containing protein; its protein translation is MPLELSRAWLGKVESVRVRRDQLAAEGRLYGRSPEALAQQGAALSGRLRIPVIPVHYADVAIPFHVQDLDRRLFGESRGDTVSFSDYWTEVSGGLLEADGVVAPWVTLSKPARHYLSPEEHAWSSFGRINELREEALTATLGRIDFAQFDNDGPDGVPDSGDDDGFVDFVAIVYAVTCPGDGRAGGIWPHRAAMPPFTTRSIGASGEPIRIADYVVLPVLDPTTCGPMRIGVLAHETGHALGLPDLYDYDGSSQGIGAWGLMGTGSHATEHSPAHPGAWEKEQLGWVTVESVSDTDSTIALPPVQRSRTVYRVQGSGGEYLLLENRQRIGSDQFLAGEGLLVWSIDPERAELGAWNSDERRSAVGILEADGEGDLARGRRADAGDTYPGRTGRKGFTTPLAGGVRLTDITVEDQVLTASLATGVHHRALVASPEVLRITALAGSSPVHQRISVRSTADAVEWTPVATAGWLEMQRDDDALVITADPDGLVAGTYTETIDIRDAGRNTLARVIVSFYVAAPGVGQIIATELPWSWGVAVNNGRILQASYGWDQLGLRPRPRVLSQSEGSSHPQTLARLAADALYAPIVDHRDGATFVLARARDGNYLYALRGDGEAQIIASRIGDDPAYGAAVLPDGSIAVAEWNGTISHVQRDGTVHEWMNVGYNIYQIASDDSGNVFAATYGGDVLRVSADGDRRLIATGFGPGRLVAVATTPSGAVLAAERGGQGRILRIDPDGTSEVVYWSPGARFYGLAVDDGFLFALDLTYRQLLRIPLPTTRAVFARTD
- a CDS encoding tetratricopeptide repeat protein encodes the protein MAATAQTALAVSDEEGNPLGEVALRPVPCSTPASELLRVGLALLHNMTYEGARARFTEAVVTDPDCLLGYWGAAMSYIHPLWPDRPTDEDLAAGSRILATANSRRAPTAFEAALLGAVHEYYRDAPERTEAQRLEAFRVGWEEAARRFPGDPEIRLFHALSLLVAAQGSADMMELHERAGEMAQEVLRMVPRHPGALHYTIHAFDLPELAERGEPAARAYGEVIPENAHALHMTSHIFTRLGAWEESVAYNGRATEASLRPPLDGLSLPNFFHAADYLVYALLQRGESASARALHDQLRELEGDLPQPLHPAAAYTLAAVPARLALERQAWVEASRLAPRPSVSIPWDRFPHLEAIPTFAAGLGAARSGDVDAAEAALTQLSRLRERAAEVADPFDWGTQVRIQELALEAWILFEGGDSQEGLQRMREAAYLEEGNEKHGVSPGNVLPAAELYGDMQMEVGQHAEALIAYENALERSPNRLNSLYGAGRAAEALGDTDTARTYYRRLMRQASESADFDRVRHAADFLRDG